The Brachyspira hyodysenteriae ATCC 27164 genome includes a window with the following:
- the rimO gene encoding 30S ribosomal protein S12 methylthiotransferase RimO, which translates to MQNIYLHSLGCEKNTVDGEHILAILQKKGFNITNNPEDADIIVINTCAFIEDSKKESIDAIFDHSMYKKYGKCKRLIVSGCMSERYKENFLEMFKEVDSAIGIYDLENILKAVEEDGFHDAKENTEYKEYGDRVNTGTKYSVYIRISDGCHANCSFCAIPGIRGEHRSRKIEDIVKEAENYAKNGAKEINLIAQETTFYGYDIYKKLALPDLLKALSKVEGIEWIRVLYQNPVVLNDEIIESFFNTEKVVPYFDIPLQHVDKDILKDMNRGTRSYKFYREMIDKIRSYNNDAVIRTSLIVGFPGETAESFKKLIKFVRNAKLDRVGVFTYSEEENTKALLINKPKMSRNRKLMLREKLMRAAIEVSEKRLERFIGRTIDVLIEKKEDDNKFIGRSIYDAPEVDGYVEVYNENTNNNINIGDIVQVAVTHNTEYDLIGNVI; encoded by the coding sequence TTGCAAAATATATATTTACATAGTTTAGGATGTGAGAAGAATACAGTTGATGGAGAGCATATATTAGCCATATTACAGAAAAAAGGCTTTAATATTACAAATAACCCAGAAGATGCAGATATAATAGTTATAAATACTTGTGCTTTTATAGAGGATTCAAAGAAAGAATCTATTGATGCTATATTTGATCATTCTATGTATAAAAAATATGGAAAATGTAAGAGATTAATAGTATCAGGCTGTATGAGTGAAAGATATAAAGAAAATTTCCTTGAGATGTTCAAGGAAGTTGATTCTGCTATAGGTATATATGATTTAGAGAATATATTAAAAGCTGTAGAAGAAGACGGGTTTCATGATGCAAAAGAAAATACTGAATATAAAGAGTATGGCGATAGGGTAAATACAGGTACTAAGTATAGCGTTTATATAAGAATAAGCGACGGATGTCATGCAAACTGCAGTTTTTGTGCTATACCAGGAATAAGAGGCGAGCATAGAAGCAGAAAGATTGAGGATATTGTAAAAGAGGCTGAAAATTATGCTAAAAATGGAGCTAAAGAAATCAATTTGATAGCTCAGGAAACAACTTTCTATGGATATGATATATATAAAAAACTAGCCTTACCAGATTTGCTTAAAGCTCTTTCAAAAGTTGAAGGCATTGAATGGATAAGAGTATTATATCAGAATCCTGTTGTTTTGAATGATGAGATAATAGAATCATTCTTTAATACAGAAAAAGTTGTTCCTTATTTTGATATACCTTTGCAGCATGTTGATAAAGATATATTAAAAGATATGAACAGAGGCACAAGAAGCTATAAATTCTATAGAGAAATGATAGACAAAATAAGAAGCTATAATAATGATGCTGTTATAAGAACTTCTTTGATAGTAGGATTTCCAGGAGAAACTGCTGAGTCATTTAAAAAGTTAATAAAGTTTGTAAGAAATGCTAAACTTGATAGGGTAGGAGTATTTACATATTCTGAAGAGGAGAATACTAAGGCTTTACTTATCAATAAACCTAAAATGAGCAGAAATAGAAAATTGATGCTTAGAGAAAAACTTATGAGGGCTGCTATAGAAGTATCCGAAAAAAGATTAGAAAGGTTTATAGGAAGAACTATAGATGTATTGATAGAGAAAAAAGAAGATGATAATAAGTTTATAGGCAGAAGCATATATGATGCTCCGGAAGTTGATGGATATGTTGAAGTTTATAATGAAAATACTAATAATAATATAAATATTGGCGATATAGTGCAGGTTGCTGTTACTCATAATACAGAATATGATTTAATAGGCAATGTTATTTAA
- a CDS encoding helix-turn-helix domain-containing protein yields METIGQILKNAREKKGLTIEELEATTHIVAKFIKALENEEFDVLPGEIYVKGFIKNLSDKLSLDADMVLERYNLQKNGIKSDQDLLKSGKAIKNIKKNKEPVKEVKETKDNKEQEPVKEAVKEVNTKESLKDAINTEKHEEKTIKETNKKNKNTNTNNRAEADLLFMARRDLYKLRNKNRSVMPTVIIILAVIVVIAVIVFNWKNITGFIFPSNNKRQNRNEVEISKNIVDSKAKQSVKSGDIIYFKPLGISATIKFNSIGNVLHININGQDLSFSKSSPIILDLNGNGINDFKISVIEVYDNSATVEMEKLEEDQMINTAYTNDIETTAALNTTNYNDTVSTNLVVINGETYIEQDTEKVDIRIEITAKHFVYIRYFIDSNRPATTNLLSGKTLYLEANDVVMLTIGNAGEVVVKVNGKIINVGAAGETVNKTIKWVKNLNDSTRYNLIMSDTK; encoded by the coding sequence ATGGAAACTATAGGTCAAATATTAAAAAATGCTAGAGAAAAGAAAGGGCTTACTATAGAAGAACTTGAGGCTACTACTCATATAGTTGCTAAATTTATTAAGGCTTTGGAAAATGAAGAATTTGATGTTCTTCCTGGCGAAATATATGTTAAGGGTTTTATAAAGAATTTAAGCGATAAATTATCATTAGATGCTGATATGGTTCTTGAGAGATATAATTTGCAGAAAAACGGCATTAAATCTGATCAGGATTTATTAAAAAGCGGTAAAGCAATTAAAAATATTAAGAAAAATAAAGAGCCTGTAAAAGAAGTTAAAGAAACTAAAGATAATAAAGAACAAGAACCTGTTAAAGAGGCAGTAAAAGAAGTTAATACAAAAGAATCTCTTAAAGATGCTATAAATACAGAAAAGCATGAAGAAAAGACTATAAAAGAAACAAATAAAAAAAATAAAAATACCAATACCAATAATCGTGCTGAAGCTGATTTGCTTTTTATGGCTAGAAGAGATTTATATAAATTAAGAAATAAAAATAGATCTGTAATGCCTACAGTTATTATTATACTTGCAGTTATAGTTGTTATAGCGGTTATAGTGTTTAATTGGAAGAATATAACAGGATTTATATTTCCTTCAAATAATAAAAGACAAAACAGAAATGAAGTTGAAATATCAAAAAATATAGTTGATAGTAAAGCTAAGCAGAGCGTAAAATCAGGAGATATTATATACTTCAAGCCTCTTGGAATATCCGCTACTATAAAATTTAACAGTATTGGTAATGTGCTTCATATCAATATTAATGGACAGGATTTATCTTTCTCTAAAAGCAGCCCTATAATATTGGACTTGAATGGAAATGGAATAAATGATTTCAAAATAAGTGTTATAGAAGTTTATGATAATTCAGCTACTGTTGAAATGGAAAAACTTGAAGAAGATCAGATGATTAATACAGCTTATACTAATGATATTGAAACAACAGCTGCTTTAAATACTACTAATTATAATGACACTGTATCTACTAATTTAGTTGTGATAAATGGAGAAACTTATATAGAACAGGATACTGAAAAAGTAGATATAAGAATAGAAATAACTGCTAAGCATTTTGTATATATAAGATATTTTATAGATTCTAACAGACCGGCAACTACTAACCTTTTAAGCGGTAAAACATTATATTTAGAAGCCAATGATGTTGTTATGCTTACTATAGGTAATGCTGGAGAGGTTGTAGTTAAAGTTAATGGCAAGATTATTAATGTAGGTGCTGCAGGAGAGACAGTTAATAAGACTATAAAATGGGTTAAGAATTTGAATGATTCTACTAGATATAATCTTATTATGTCAGATACTAAGTAA
- a CDS encoding LolA family protein, which yields MKKVVLFIILLSVQAYSQIMTPEKVVSMISNRFSTIKGFSANFVERNGEKVSYGNVITKNPNLFRMQYSSGGNGQSIYCNGETLWIIFPRNNVVAEQKLNYGDSGAIYTPEGIMRLTTKFNIDFYNEREMVSLNSFNDSELGIAKYNSSYAANDNRKAYHMLLTSKQASVDRTGFTKIHLWVDNTGMIIRILGITTTNVPVEYLFTSIRYNPNYEDNNKDFEPEISENMQVLKDGLVPNN from the coding sequence ATGAAAAAAGTTGTATTATTTATTATATTATTAAGTGTTCAAGCCTATTCACAGATAATGACTCCAGAAAAAGTTGTAAGTATGATATCCAACAGATTTTCAACTATTAAAGGATTTTCAGCTAATTTTGTGGAAAGAAATGGAGAAAAAGTTTCTTATGGCAATGTTATAACAAAAAATCCTAATCTATTTAGAATGCAGTATTCAAGCGGAGGAAACGGACAGTCTATATACTGCAATGGTGAAACTTTATGGATAATATTTCCTAGAAATAATGTAGTAGCAGAGCAGAAATTAAATTATGGTGATTCAGGCGCTATATACACTCCTGAAGGAATTATGAGACTTACAACTAAATTTAATATAGATTTTTATAATGAAAGAGAAATGGTATCTTTAAATAGCTTTAATGATTCTGAACTAGGTATAGCTAAGTATAATAGTTCTTATGCGGCAAATGATAATAGGAAGGCTTATCATATGCTTTTAACTTCAAAGCAGGCTAGTGTAGACAGAACCGGTTTTACAAAGATACATTTATGGGTTGATAATACAGGTATGATTATAAGAATATTAGGAATAACAACAACAAATGTTCCGGTAGAGTATTTATTTACTTCTATTAGATATAATCCTAATTATGAAGATAATAATAAAGATTTTGAACCTGAAATATCAGAAAATATGCAGGTGCTTAAAGATGGTTTGGTACCTAACAATTAA
- a CDS encoding DUF3467 domain-containing protein gives MKINNTKYNMKKSRTIYSNRSAVIQNDEEIVLLLGNEMRKENTVDVDAAVYLSLPSFLRLYDTLKEKVDKFREGGNLI, from the coding sequence ATGAAAATAAACAATACAAAATACAATATGAAAAAATCAAGAACCATATATAGCAATAGAAGTGCTGTAATACAAAATGATGAGGAAATAGTGCTTCTTCTTGGGAATGAAATGAGAAAAGAAAATACGGTGGACGTTGATGCTGCTGTATATTTATCTCTTCCAAGCTTTTTAAGGCTGTATGATACTTTGAAAGAAAAAGTTGATAAATTTAGAGAAGGAGGAAATCTAATATAA
- a CDS encoding STAS domain-containing protein: MEKNIIKNSIKEYYINNDKNIILIIEKDINKSIYNELYNIVNRLLENHAKNIIIHFRNNTKYIISNAIYLMLEVQKVLEFRGGNLILTGLNEYSKWSLKSLEAHKKIKIHDDIQNAIKEVKAS, from the coding sequence ATGGAAAAAAATATTATAAAAAACAGTATAAAAGAATACTATATAAATAATGATAAAAATATAATACTGATAATAGAAAAAGACATTAATAAAAGCATATACAATGAACTTTATAATATAGTAAATAGGCTTTTAGAAAATCATGCAAAAAATATTATTATACATTTTAGAAACAATACAAAATATATAATATCAAATGCGATATATTTAATGCTTGAAGTTCAAAAAGTATTGGAATTTAGAGGAGGAAATCTAATATTAACGGGTTTAAATGAATATTCAAAATGGTCATTAAAATCATTAGAAGCACATAAAAAGATAAAAATACATGATGATATACAAAATGCCATAAAAGAAGTAAAAGCATCATGA
- a CDS encoding rhodanese-like domain-containing protein: MKKILLYFIISVSLLFVFSCSKKPYDNINLKKALDLMSKSTNLVLLDVRTAEEYMGGSAPNSINIDVLNTDFKSKIDLLDKNKEYIVYCRSGNRSSIASSIMATNGFLHVYNLQNISYADFVNAILTNQN; this comes from the coding sequence ATGAAAAAAATTTTATTATATTTTATTATTTCAGTGTCATTATTATTTGTATTTTCATGCTCTAAAAAACCATATGATAATATTAATTTGAAAAAAGCATTGGATTTAATGAGTAAATCAACAAATTTAGTTTTATTAGATGTAAGAACAGCAGAAGAATATATGGGAGGAAGTGCTCCTAATTCTATAAATATAGATGTTCTTAATACTGATTTCAAAAGTAAAATAGATCTTTTAGATAAAAATAAAGAATATATAGTATACTGCAGAAGCGGAAACAGATCTTCTATAGCTTCAAGTATAATGGCTACTAATGGTTTTTTACATGTTTATAATTTACAGAATATAAGTTATGCTGATTTTGTAAATGCTATATTAACAAATCAAAATTAA
- a CDS encoding DMT family transporter, with amino-acid sequence MFINQNIKAYLCTFFSILMWGITFISTKILLRDFSPVEILFSRFLLGFALLFIIYPKNNKIYSKKEEILFAITGLSGITLYYLFENMALNYSLASNVGILVAIGPLFTGIFASMFLKEKLKTNFFVGFIFAIIGIAVITFNGKFILKINPIGDMFALLAAVMWGIYSVLVKKAADLGHNSILITKKTFMYGIIFMLPVMFFMGFDININDYLKPVNLINFLFLSFIACTLCFITWAYATKILGAVKTNTYIYLIPIITLITSKIVLNENITLFAIIGIIFILLGVIISQTNISFKNINQRKIINNQ; translated from the coding sequence ATGTTTATCAATCAAAATATTAAAGCATACTTATGCACATTTTTCAGTATATTAATGTGGGGTATTACTTTTATTTCAACAAAAATATTATTAAGAGATTTTTCTCCTGTAGAAATACTTTTCAGCAGATTTTTATTAGGATTTGCTCTATTATTTATAATATATCCAAAAAATAATAAGATATATTCAAAGAAAGAAGAAATATTATTTGCCATTACAGGATTAAGCGGAATAACACTTTATTATCTATTTGAAAATATGGCATTAAATTATTCTCTCGCATCAAATGTTGGTATTTTAGTTGCTATAGGCCCATTATTTACAGGAATATTTGCTTCAATGTTTTTAAAAGAAAAACTAAAAACTAATTTTTTCGTAGGGTTTATATTTGCAATAATTGGAATAGCAGTAATAACTTTTAATGGAAAGTTTATATTAAAAATAAATCCTATAGGAGACATGTTTGCTCTGCTTGCTGCTGTTATGTGGGGAATATATTCTGTATTGGTAAAGAAAGCAGCAGACTTAGGACATAATTCTATTTTAATAACTAAAAAGACTTTTATGTATGGAATAATATTTATGCTTCCTGTAATGTTTTTTATGGGATTTGATATAAATATAAATGATTATTTAAAACCTGTAAATTTGATTAATTTTTTATTTTTATCATTTATAGCATGCACTTTATGTTTTATAACTTGGGCTTATGCAACAAAAATATTAGGTGCTGTAAAAACTAATACATACATATACCTAATACCTATAATAACTTTAATTACTTCAAAAATAGTATTAAATGAAAATATAACTTTATTTGCTATTATAGGAATAATTTTTATATTGTTAGGTGTTATAATATCTCAGACAAATATTTCATTTAAAAATATAAATCAAAGAAAGATAATAAATAATCAATAA
- a CDS encoding endonuclease III domain-containing protein: protein MNDNDIHPIMKELTKVTKEMPMPVVTEIKLLTNRDAYKILISTMLSLRTKDPTTRDASMRLFEKAGNPKDMLKLSEEEIAKLIYPVGFYKVKAKNILEVSQMIIDDFKGQVPDEIDELLKLKGVGRKVANLVVTEAFDKDGICVDTHVHRISNRFGYVNTKTPEETEFALRDKLPKEYWRVYNDTLVVYGQNLCKPISPLCSKCTVSQYCDYFKNEYKDTKEKKSSKKK from the coding sequence ATGAATGATAATGATATTCACCCAATAATGAAAGAGCTTACAAAAGTTACTAAAGAAATGCCTATGCCTGTTGTAACTGAAATAAAATTATTAACAAATAGAGATGCTTATAAAATTTTAATATCTACAATGCTTTCACTTAGAACAAAAGATCCTACAACAAGAGATGCTTCTATGAGATTATTTGAGAAAGCAGGTAATCCTAAAGATATGCTTAAACTTTCAGAAGAAGAAATTGCAAAGTTAATATATCCTGTAGGTTTTTATAAAGTGAAAGCTAAAAACATATTAGAAGTATCTCAAATGATAATAGATGATTTTAAAGGACAAGTTCCTGATGAAATAGATGAACTTTTGAAACTCAAAGGTGTTGGAAGAAAGGTTGCCAATTTAGTAGTAACTGAAGCTTTTGATAAAGATGGTATATGCGTAGATACTCATGTTCATAGAATATCAAATAGATTTGGGTATGTTAATACAAAAACTCCTGAAGAAACAGAGTTTGCATTGAGAGATAAATTACCTAAAGAATATTGGAGAGTTTATAATGATACTTTGGTTGTTTACGGGCAGAATTTATGCAAGCCTATTTCTCCATTATGCTCAAAATGTACAGTTTCTCAGTACTGCGATTATTTCAAAAATGAATATAAAGATACTAAAGAAAAAAAATCCAGCAAAAAGAAATAA
- a CDS encoding PdaC/SigV domain-containing protein: MKILKFIYIFLFVFCSNILFSQQPQISFVNFYICNGNIGNSEITMYLYLEGTNIAGRYYYKNINQFIDIDGYIKQNKIYIEEKVNNRITGYFNGIVSNDLYFSGEWSSYDGNNKYDFYFSKNESYPIDNLNIINSTLEIDFDDNRKFISSKDAVILKNEKSLNNLDRISLDVDGIKSLNTNRIAYILNNSIIDEYNVWKRSSYNKDDFHVIKEIDVSYLDQNIISFSIYNYSYTGGMHGIYNIVPSIYLISTGEKIGTNLSELVENENDRELINLMRAKLLRNFTEKDFFDFYSIRLSDIYDITPSGVKFIWPLYKIADYAQGIIEIDFTYLELKPFIRKDSKFWYLFNK, from the coding sequence TTGAAGATATTGAAATTTATTTATATATTTTTATTTGTTTTTTGTTCAAATATTTTATTTTCTCAGCAGCCTCAAATTTCTTTTGTAAATTTTTATATATGTAATGGAAATATAGGAAATTCTGAAATAACTATGTATTTATATTTAGAAGGAACTAATATTGCTGGAAGATATTATTATAAAAATATAAATCAGTTTATAGATATAGACGGATATATTAAACAAAATAAGATATATATTGAGGAAAAAGTTAATAATCGTATAACAGGATATTTCAATGGAATAGTTTCTAATGATTTATATTTTTCTGGAGAATGGTCATCTTATGATGGTAATAATAAATATGACTTTTATTTTTCTAAAAATGAGTCATATCCTATAGATAATTTGAATATTATAAATTCAACATTGGAAATAGATTTTGATGACAATAGAAAATTTATATCTAGTAAAGATGCTGTTATATTAAAAAATGAAAAAAGTCTTAATAATTTAGATAGAATTTCTTTAGATGTTGATGGAATAAAATCTTTAAACACAAACAGAATAGCATATATTCTTAACAATTCAATTATTGATGAGTATAATGTATGGAAAAGATCATCATACAACAAAGATGATTTTCATGTTATAAAAGAAATAGATGTTTCATATTTAGATCAAAATATTATATCATTTTCTATATATAATTATTCTTATACCGGCGGAATGCATGGAATATATAATATTGTCCCTTCTATATATTTGATTTCAACAGGGGAGAAGATAGGTACAAATTTATCTGAGCTTGTAGAAAATGAAAATGATAGAGAATTGATTAATTTGATGAGAGCTAAATTACTTAGAAATTTTACAGAAAAAGACTTTTTTGATTTTTATTCTATTAGACTTAGCGATATTTATGATATTACTCCTTCAGGGGTGAAATTTATATGGCCATTATATAAAATAGCCGATTATGCTCAAGGTATTATAGAAATTGATTTTACTTATTTAGAGCTTAAACCTTTCATAAGAAAAGATTCTAAATTTTGGTATTTGTTTAATAAATAA